In Streptomyces pluripotens, the genomic window AAAGGCCGCGTTGCTCGGGCTCTTCATGGGGGCGGTGTACCAACAGAACCAGGCCGCCCGAGAACTCTCCCCGGTGACGTCCTCGCTTGAGGACCAGGTGATCGAGTCGTATGCGCGCATGCTGGGGCTGGGGCAGGAGGCGTGGGGGTACCTGTGCTCGGGCGGAACATCAGCGTCCCTGCACGCTGTGTGGACCCACACCAAGCGTGCCGGAGAGTCGTCTGTCGACCTGATCTGTTCACGGGCCACGCATGTGAGTGTGGAGCGGATCGCAGGAGCCCTGAAAGGGGTGCGCCTCCAACGGCTGGACTGCGACGCCCACGAGCGGATCGATGTCGGCGCCGTGGCGCAGGCCGTCAAGGGCTCACTTGTGGCGGGACGGCTGCCTGTGGTCGTCGCCACGTGCGGAACGACCGGTGCAGGGCAGATCGATCCTGTTGCCGACCTCGTCGAGCTGCGCCGGACGACACCGTTCGTGTTGCACGTGGACGGTGCCTGGGGAGGTTTCCTGGCGACGTTGACCACCACGGGGCGGTTGGGGCGCAGCACGCGGGACGTGGCCGCACTCGCGCACGCCGACTCCATCGGCATCGACCCGCACAAGATGGCGTCCATGCCGGTGGGGTGCGGCGTGATCCTGTACCGGGACCCGGAACTGCGGGAGCTGGTGCACCGGCAGAGCCCCTACGTCTTCGTCGAGGGAAGGGGACACAGCTACGGACAACTGTCCCTGACGATGTCCCGCAACGGGATGTACGCGTCAGCCCACTGGTTGCAGAACCAGGTCTGCCCGCTCACGGCCGAAGGACTGGGAAGCGACGTAGAGCAGATCCTGGAGGGCGCCCGCACCCTCGCAGATGAGATGGAGCGGGCCGGGATGCGGCTCCTGTTCGAACCCACCGTAGGAATCGTGGTCTGTGTGCCGGCGAGGGCCACGATGAGCGAAACGAACGCGGTGGTCCTGCAGGTGGCGGCCGAATGTCTGTGGCACGACGAGCGACCCACGCAGAGCCTGCCAACGATCAGTACGTACCGGATCACCGCTCCGGCGGTGCTGGAACGGATCGGCCGTGAAACCGGTGTCGTGCGTGACACCGGCGAACTGCACGCGTTCCGCATGGTCGTGGCCAGCCCCCCGCGCCCCGGATTTCGACCCCACGCCATGGCAGTGGCCCGGGGTCTCACACAGCGCTGCACCAGGCTGCGCTGAGCGCACCGGGCCGGGCACATGTCGGAGGGTGACCGCCGCCCGCCTGGAGAGGCTACCGGCTCCGGCCGCCGGTCCCGGTCCCACCGGGAACATCCCCGACCCGCCGATCGTCTACAGTTCCGTAGACCGTCTACTGTGCTGTAGTCGTTCGTTGGCGTCGTTCGCCGCCACAGCGATCTCGAGGAAGGGCCCATGACCGCATCGCTGCACCTCGCGTCGCAGTTCGCCGTGAACGCTCCCGAAGCCCGGCCCGCCGGCCGGGCGACAGCACGAGCGATCCTCGCACTCGACGGATCGCCCATCGACGGTGCCACGTACATCGATGCGATGCGCCCGGCACAGTGCTCGCCGGGCCGGCCGGCCGGTGCGGCCTCCCTCCGGTCGAACCGCGGGCTCGCGCCGTTCGCCCCCCTCTGCGGGCTCATGACGCTGAAGGCCGCACTCGTGCTGCGGCAACGTTCCACGGCCCCGGCGCGGTTGCTCGCCACCAGGTCGCCGGACGCGCTGCTGGTCACCGCATGAGCCGCGGTGCGGCCTTCCGTCCCACCGGACGCATCGGCCTCGGCGCGTGGATCGTGTTCGGTGCGCTGACCGTGCTGGTCACGGTTCAGGCCGGACGGGCACTCGGGCCGGACGCCACCTTCCTGTCCTGGTCGGTCGGGCACCGTCCCCAGGCGGCACGGATCACGGCCCGCGGCCTGACCGCCACCGGGACCGGCGTCGTCCCCTACGCCCTGGCCCTGCTGGCCGGCCTGGTCGCCGGACGCACGGCACGGCACCGGCTGCGCGCCGTCGGCCTGTGCGTTGCCTGTCTGGCCGTGGGACAAGCCCTGCGGTACGGGGTGATGGAGCTCGTCCACCGCGCCCGCCCGCCGCACGCGGACTGGGCCACGCACGCCACCGGCTACTCCTTCCCCTCGGGCCACAGCACCACATCGGCCATCGCCGCCGGACTGCTGATCATCGCGGTCACCCTGCGTGCTCCGCGCGGATCGGCGTCATTGCGGGTCGTCATCGCCTGCTGGGGTGCGTCCGTCGGACTGACCCGGATCTATCTGGGCGTGCACTGGTTCACCGATGTCGTCGGCGGCTGGCTGTTCGCCATGGGCTGGCTGGGAGTGTGCCTGTGGTCGGTGGCACGGTGGCTGCCCGAACCGTTCATCGCGGGCCCGGCCCGCCGCTTTCCCGAAGGGCAGACGGAGAAGCATGCGCCCGAAGATCCTGGTCGTTGAGGACGACCACGCCCTGCGAGGGGTGCTGTGCCGAGGTCTGGTGGAAGAGGATTTCGATCCTGTCCTCGCCGCCGATGGTGCCGCCGCCCTGCGGCTGACCAGCGCCGATGTCACGGCGGCCATCCTGGACGTCGGGCTGCCGGACGCGGATGGCAGGGACGTGTGCCAGGCCATGCGCGCCAATGGCTTCCACGCTCCGGTCATCTTCCTCACCGCCCGGCACCGGCTCACCGACCGACTGTCCGGATTCTCTGCCGGAGGTGACGACTACCTGCCCAAACCGTTCCACCTGGCCGAACTCGCGGCCCGTCTGAGAGCCGCGCTTCGCCGGGCCACACCGCGGCCGGCGGCCACGGCGGACGGCCTCGTCCTGGACGCGGTCGGGCACAACGCAACCGTGCACGGTGTCCCTCTCGCCCTGTCCCCGACGGAATTTCGCCTCCTGGCCACTCTCGCCGCCGGAGAGGGGGCCTTCGTACGCCGCCGCGCGCTGATCCGGGCGGGCTGGCCCGAAGGAGCGCACGTCCTCGACAACACCCTGGACCAGTACCTGACCCGGCTGCGCCGCAAGCTGCGTGAGGCGGGCAGCGGCCTGACCATCGGCACGGCACGCGGAATCGGACACCGGCTGTCATGAAGTCCGTCCTGCGCCGTCTGGCTCCCCGCACCCTGCGCGGCCGGCTGTCACTGGCAGCGGTGGCCACCGCTGCGCTCCTGATGACCGTGCTGACCGTGGTCTTCCACGTCATGGTGGATCGACATCTCAGGCACCAGGCCGACGACGAGCTGCGGCGCCGGGCGGCGGTCGCCGCCGCGACCGTCGACACCCGAGGACCGCGAGTGCGCATTCTCGAAACCCCCAACGACCAGCTCCTCGACGCGAACACGTGGATCTACACCGGGGCAGACCTGATCGAAAAACCGCCGTCCACCACGACTCACAGCCCACTGACCAGGGCCGCGGAACGGCTCGCCGCCCAGCAGCGGCACGCCTGCACGACCGTCGGCACCGCACGCCGCCACTCCGTCCGACTGTGCTCCCAGCCCTTGCACGGCGATCGGACTGTCACCGTCGTGACGGCCCTGGACCTCGCCCCGTACCGCGGCTCGGCCGACACCCTGCTCCTGGGCTCGCTGATCCTGGACGCCGCGATGCTCGTGTGCACCTACGCGCTGACCCGGCTCGCCGTCAGCCGGGCGCTGCGTCCGGTGCGGACCATGACCGACCAGGCCACCCAGCGCGGCGCCGTGGCGTGCACCGAACGCTTCGACACAGAAGGGCTCCCGGCCGAACTCGCCCGCCTGGGCATCTCGCTCGACGCCCTACTGGACCGGGTGAGGACCGTACTGCGCCATGAGCAGCAGTTGACCGGAGAGCTCTCCCACGAACTGCGCACCCCCCTCACGCGCATCATCATCGAGCTCGACTGGTGGCGGGCCCGCCCCCGCACGGACGAAGAGACCCGCGCCACGCACGAGGTGATCAGCGAGGCCGCCCAGTCCATGCGGACCATCTGCGACACACTGCTCCACCAGGCCCGTGAAGGTGCGCAGGACCCCTCGGCCGCTCCTGGCACGACCGATGTCGCGACCGTCCTCGAACGCCTGCTCCAGCACCTCGACCCGTCGGGCCCGGTGCTGACCGTACTGGAGGCCGCGGAGCCGGGGCTGGAGGCGGGGGCCGGGTCC contains:
- a CDS encoding sensor histidine kinase, which encodes MKSVLRRLAPRTLRGRLSLAAVATAALLMTVLTVVFHVMVDRHLRHQADDELRRRAAVAAATVDTRGPRVRILETPNDQLLDANTWIYTGADLIEKPPSTTTHSPLTRAAERLAAQQRHACTTVGTARRHSVRLCSQPLHGDRTVTVVTALDLAPYRGSADTLLLGSLILDAAMLVCTYALTRLAVSRALRPVRTMTDQATQRGAVACTERFDTEGLPAELARLGISLDALLDRVRTVLRHEQQLTGELSHELRTPLTRIIIELDWWRARPRTDEETRATHEVISEAAQSMRTICDTLLHQAREGAQDPSAAPGTTDVATVLERLLQHLDPSGPVLTVLEAAEPGLEAGAGSALLERIVSPLLSNAVRYARSSVTVSARRDADAVRIHVTDDGPGVPQAFLDELFHPGRRADSGDGHDGAGLGLALARRLARSVGGEVSYDAGHAPGARFTVSLPAG
- a CDS encoding pyridoxal phosphate-dependent decarboxylase family protein; the encoded protein is METSPWEEELETAAAQLAKLLSEGAVDQADPRNFAHQVPVPSKAALLGLFMGAVYQQNQAARELSPVTSSLEDQVIESYARMLGLGQEAWGYLCSGGTSASLHAVWTHTKRAGESSVDLICSRATHVSVERIAGALKGVRLQRLDCDAHERIDVGAVAQAVKGSLVAGRLPVVVATCGTTGAGQIDPVADLVELRRTTPFVLHVDGAWGGFLATLTTTGRLGRSTRDVAALAHADSIGIDPHKMASMPVGCGVILYRDPELRELVHRQSPYVFVEGRGHSYGQLSLTMSRNGMYASAHWLQNQVCPLTAEGLGSDVEQILEGARTLADEMERAGMRLLFEPTVGIVVCVPARATMSETNAVVLQVAAECLWHDERPTQSLPTISTYRITAPAVLERIGRETGVVRDTGELHAFRMVVASPPRPGFRPHAMAVARGLTQRCTRLR
- a CDS encoding phosphatase PAP2 family protein, which translates into the protein MSRGAAFRPTGRIGLGAWIVFGALTVLVTVQAGRALGPDATFLSWSVGHRPQAARITARGLTATGTGVVPYALALLAGLVAGRTARHRLRAVGLCVACLAVGQALRYGVMELVHRARPPHADWATHATGYSFPSGHSTTSAIAAGLLIIAVTLRAPRGSASLRVVIACWGASVGLTRIYLGVHWFTDVVGGWLFAMGWLGVCLWSVARWLPEPFIAGPARRFPEGQTEKHAPEDPGR
- a CDS encoding response regulator transcription factor, with product MRPKILVVEDDHALRGVLCRGLVEEDFDPVLAADGAAALRLTSADVTAAILDVGLPDADGRDVCQAMRANGFHAPVIFLTARHRLTDRLSGFSAGGDDYLPKPFHLAELAARLRAALRRATPRPAATADGLVLDAVGHNATVHGVPLALSPTEFRLLATLAAGEGAFVRRRALIRAGWPEGAHVLDNTLDQYLTRLRRKLREAGSGLTIGTARGIGHRLS